The following proteins are co-located in the Bordetella bronchialis genome:
- a CDS encoding histone H1-like DNA-binding protein, with amino-acid sequence MATAKKAAKKAVKKTAAKKAVKKAPAKKAVKKTAVKKVATKKTAVKKVAAKKVAKKAVKKAPAKKVAKKATVKKAAVKKVAAKKAPAKKAAVKKVAAKKAAKKAPAKKAAAKKAPAKKAAAKKPAAKKPAAKKAAAKKPATPPSTAAAPGAKTALNPAASWPFPTGGRP; translated from the coding sequence ATGGCAACTGCCAAGAAGGCCGCCAAGAAGGCGGTTAAGAAGACCGCAGCCAAAAAAGCTGTGAAGAAGGCCCCCGCCAAGAAGGCTGTCAAGAAGACCGCCGTCAAGAAGGTCGCCACCAAGAAGACCGCAGTCAAAAAAGTCGCTGCCAAGAAAGTAGCGAAGAAGGCTGTCAAGAAGGCGCCGGCCAAGAAGGTAGCGAAGAAAGCCACCGTCAAGAAAGCCGCCGTCAAGAAAGTCGCCGCCAAGAAGGCCCCGGCCAAGAAAGCCGCGGTCAAGAAGGTAGCGGCCAAGAAGGCTGCCAAGAAGGCGCCCGCCAAGAAAGCGGCCGCCAAAAAGGCGCCTGCCAAAAAGGCTGCTGCGAAAAAGCCTGCCGCCAAGAAGCCTGCTGCAAAGAAGGCTGCCGCCAAGAAGCCGGCCACGCCGCCTTCGACCGCTGCCGCGCCGGGTGCGAAGACCGCGCTGAACCCTGCCGCGTCGTGGCCGTTCCCGACCGGCGGCCGTCCGTAA
- a CDS encoding YggT family protein, with the protein MFGDIFRFLLDTLFTLFGAALIARAWMHAVRMHPFNPVARFIYQATNWLVNPLRRIVPSAGPIDWAALIAAWVTALVYLLLMWVTSLGMIIPLSALPMALGISFLTVVKWVFNLIVWVTLAQAILSWVNPGAPLMPVLQALTDPLLDPIRRILPRTPIDFSPLVLLVLAQVALMIITRITYAAFGL; encoded by the coding sequence ATGTTCGGCGATATCTTCCGTTTTCTGCTCGACACGCTTTTCACCCTGTTCGGCGCCGCGCTGATCGCGCGGGCATGGATGCATGCCGTGCGCATGCATCCCTTCAACCCGGTGGCCCGCTTCATATACCAGGCCACCAACTGGCTGGTGAATCCCTTGCGGCGCATCGTCCCGTCGGCCGGCCCGATCGACTGGGCCGCGCTGATCGCCGCATGGGTCACCGCGCTGGTCTATCTGCTGCTGATGTGGGTGACGTCCCTGGGCATGATCATCCCGCTTTCCGCGTTGCCGATGGCCTTGGGCATTTCCTTCCTGACCGTGGTCAAGTGGGTCTTCAACCTGATCGTCTGGGTCACGCTGGCACAGGCCATCCTGTCCTGGGTCAATCCCGGCGCGCCGCTGATGCCGGTGCTGCAGGCATTGACGGATCCGCTGCTCGATCCCATCCGCCGCATCCTGCCGCGTACGCCTATCGATTTTTCGCCGCTGGTGCTGCTGGTGCTGGCGCAAGTGGCCCTGATGATCATCACACGCATCACCTACGCCGCGTTCGGCTTGTAG
- a CDS encoding glycine zipper 2TM domain-containing protein, with the protein MNNTVPSVSFGPARVRGSRAARWVAITAAVAAVALVSGCANRSASSAVYSYDQAQREQIVRTGVVTGVRPVTIQNDKSSGAGLLAGGALGGVAGNAIGGGSGRTIATVGGAILGALAGNMVENRVGTTSGLEITVRLDNGETRVVTQEADVPISVGQRVQVISGNGPTRITPM; encoded by the coding sequence ATGAATAACACCGTTCCCTCCGTTTCCTTCGGCCCCGCGCGGGTTCGCGGCTCGCGCGCGGCTCGCTGGGTTGCCATTACCGCGGCCGTTGCCGCGGTGGCCTTGGTATCCGGTTGTGCCAACCGCAGCGCTTCCAGCGCCGTCTACAGCTATGACCAGGCGCAGCGCGAACAGATCGTACGCACCGGCGTCGTCACGGGCGTGCGCCCTGTCACTATCCAGAACGACAAGTCCAGCGGCGCGGGGCTGCTCGCCGGCGGCGCGCTGGGCGGTGTCGCCGGTAATGCCATCGGCGGCGGCAGCGGTCGTACCATTGCCACCGTGGGCGGCGCCATCCTGGGCGCCCTGGCCGGCAATATGGTGGAAAACCGCGTCGGCACGACGTCCGGCCTGGAAATCACCGTACGCCTGGATAACGGCGAGACCCGCGTCGTGACGCAGGAAGCCGACGTGCCGATCAGTGTCGGCCAGCGTGTCCAGGTGATCAGCGGCAATGGCCCCACGCGCATTACGCCGATGTAA
- a CDS encoding carbohydrate kinase family protein, with product MAAPVLVCGSMAFDTIAVFEGRFKEHIMPDRIHSLSVSFLTPFMRKEFGGCAGNIAYNLKLLGGDPLPVATVGEDAGGYLERLAGLGIDTRHVKVVPQTFTAQCFITTDLDDNQIAAFHPGAMAHAAENDLTGTAAQWAIVAPDAKEGMFAHAQRLNAAGIPFVFDLGQAMPLFDGADLQRMLQLAQALTVNDYEAGVVEQRTGKSIAQLAAGLRAVIVTRGAEGASLWTEGTEHTIAPVRAQAVVDPTGCGDAHRAGLLHGLTSGWSWLDSCKLANVMGAIKIASRGPQNHAPTRDEIGNLLQQTYGLKLPAAA from the coding sequence ATGGCAGCTCCAGTTCTGGTCTGCGGTTCCATGGCGTTCGACACCATCGCGGTGTTCGAGGGCCGGTTCAAGGAGCACATCATGCCCGACCGCATCCATTCGCTCAGCGTGTCCTTCCTGACGCCGTTCATGCGCAAGGAGTTCGGCGGCTGCGCGGGCAATATCGCCTACAACCTCAAGCTGCTGGGGGGCGATCCCCTGCCGGTGGCTACCGTGGGCGAGGACGCCGGGGGCTACCTGGAACGCCTGGCCGGCCTGGGCATCGACACCCGGCACGTCAAGGTCGTCCCGCAGACCTTCACCGCGCAGTGTTTCATTACCACCGACCTGGACGATAACCAGATCGCGGCCTTCCATCCGGGCGCGATGGCGCACGCGGCCGAAAACGATCTTACGGGCACGGCCGCGCAGTGGGCCATCGTCGCGCCGGATGCCAAAGAGGGCATGTTCGCGCACGCACAGCGCCTGAACGCCGCCGGGATCCCGTTCGTCTTCGACCTCGGCCAGGCGATGCCGCTGTTCGATGGCGCGGACCTCCAGCGCATGCTGCAGCTGGCCCAGGCCTTGACGGTGAACGACTACGAGGCCGGCGTGGTGGAACAACGCACCGGCAAGAGCATCGCGCAACTGGCCGCCGGCCTGCGCGCCGTCATCGTCACCCGTGGCGCGGAGGGCGCCAGCCTCTGGACCGAAGGCACCGAACACACCATCGCGCCGGTCCGCGCGCAGGCGGTGGTGGACCCGACGGGATGCGGCGACGCACATCGCGCCGGCCTGCTGCATGGCTTGACCAGCGGATGGAGCTGGCTGGACAGCTGCAAGCTGGCGAATGTAATGGGCGCAATCAAGATCGCCTCGCGCGGGCCGCAGAACCACGCGCCCACGCGGGACGAAATTGGTAATCTGCTGCAACAGACCTATGGCCTGAAGTTGCCGGCCGCCGCCTGA